The following is a genomic window from Microcoleus sp. FACHB-672.
AGATTACCTCAGCAGCATTCAAATCGGGCGAGGAACACTGCAAATTGGCATTCAAAACTTGTTAAATGAGCAGTATTCCACTGTCCAATCTCAATGGCTGGGTGGTTTTCTAGATTCTCTGGACACCGCAGCTAGAGGCAGAACGCTCACTGTAGGCTACAGCTTGTCTTTTTAAGACTAAACCGAGCTAAAAAGAGCGGAAAATTCACTGCCTTTTAAATAGGACTGCCGGTTAACTAATTCTGATTGAGTGTAGGGTGTGTGGCTCACGCACCCTACTCAGTTATTCAGAGAAATTGAGGCGGCATGATATCAGAATAGAGGAATAGTTTTTGAGCGATAAAAAGGAGCCGGCTGGAGCCATTTAACTACCCATCCTTTCCAAATTCGGTGAATCAATATGAAATTACGTCAGCTCGCCTTGAGTGTACACCGCTATTTAGGAATATTAGTCGGACTAATACTGGTTCTAATTGGCTTAACCGGCAGCTTTTTAGTTTTCCATAAAGAGATCAATGAATTCCTCAATCCCCACCTCTCTCATGTCATTCCCCAAGGAGAGCGAATATCTGTCCAATCAGTTGTTGATACTGTGCGATCAGCCTATCCCGATTTAACGCTTTCTTTCATTGATCTGCCTAAAAAGATCGATAGCGTTTATAAAGTAGCAATGACATCAAAAAACGATGAATTGCTTTACTTTTACCTCAATCCCTACACTGGAAATATCCTCGGTTCTCAACAGTGGGGACGCACCTTAACCACTTTTATCTATGATCTGCACTACAAACTGCTTGCCGGCGAAACCGGCATGAAAGTTGTTGGCATCTGCGGCATATTGTTGCTACTGCTCAGCATCACCGGCATCATTTTATGGCCAGGTTGGAAAAAATTAATTTCAGGCTTTAAAATTCGCTGGAATTCCCCAAGCCGACTCATTAATTACGACCTTCACAAAGTCGGGGGAATCTTCTCAGCCATCTTTCTAATAATCATCGCCTTCACCGGCACCGCCATAATTTTTTACACTGAATTTGAAAACACCGTTTACTCAATAACTCAAACATCCCATCCGCCGGAACTCACATCAAAAGTTGTAAAAAACAAGCCGGTGATG
Proteins encoded in this region:
- a CDS encoding PepSY-associated TM helix domain-containing protein, translated to MKLRQLALSVHRYLGILVGLILVLIGLTGSFLVFHKEINEFLNPHLSHVIPQGERISVQSVVDTVRSAYPDLTLSFIDLPKKIDSVYKVAMTSKNDELLYFYLNPYTGNILGSQQWGRTLTTFIYDLHYKLLAGETGMKVVGICGILLLLLSITGIILWPGWKKLISGFKIRWNSPSRLINYDLHKVGGIFSAIFLIIIAFTGTAIIFYTEFENTVYSITQTSHPPELTSKVVKNKPVMSIDAILKKADAALPGAKTTFVSLPNQPEKIIQVRKKFPQEITPNGNSRIYLDQYSGQVLRIENALKAPLANRIINLQFPLHIGNYGGIGTRIIHVFIGLSPAFLFFTGLVLWRQRQWAKARKEEAIRRSLGIPTYEQEPLRLTEWPWF